In one Nicotiana tomentosiformis chromosome 6, ASM39032v3, whole genome shotgun sequence genomic region, the following are encoded:
- the LOC104111347 gene encoding cyclin-A2-2-like yields the protein MRNANMTIGSSNLKEPTMRITRSRAKALGSSGGLPPRHPSVRQDNKQGLGAKGTKYKRSASDENNPVTNASTACQQPKRRAVLRDVTNVLCENSYMNCINRSKFQVKKFSDKRNSKVTPAILAKRPHHEDTKENTIEEAKKVKIEKSQEHCSQARFKDHTLTQPSKYITPAQCGFVDLMPVNRSLPTAIAVLNTTEKDETKVCQKQEGSDSLGIADIDSKHKDPLMCSLYAPDIYSNLHAMELDRRPSFNYMEKLQRDVNKGMRGILIDWLVEVSEEYRLVPDTLYLTVHLIDRFLSENYIEKQKLQLLGVTCMLIASKYEEICAPRVEEFCFITDNTYSKEEVVRMESLVLNFLGFQLAAPTTKKFLRRFVQAAQASYEVPSVELEFMANYLAELTLVDYSFLKFLPSITAASAVFLAKWTLDQSNHPWNPTLEHYTRYTALELKTIVLLLQDLQLNTSGSTLNAIREKYRQPKFKSVATLSSPQPVQSLF from the exons ATGAGGAATGCAAATATGACAATTGGATCTTCTAATCTTAAAGAGCCCACTATGCGAATCACAAGATCACGGGCAAAAGCCTTGGGTTCATCAGGAGGATTACCACCTCGACACCCATCTGTCAGACAGGATAACAAACAGGGACTGGGAGCAAAGGGAACTAAGTACAAAAGATCTGCCTCGGATGAGAATAATCCAGTTACTAATGCTAGTACAGCCTGTCAACAGCCTAAGCGAAGGGCTGTTCTCAGGGATGTCACCAATGTGCTTTGTGAAAATTCATATATGAATTGCATCAATAGAAGCAAATTTCAG GTTAAGAAATTCTCTGATAAGAGGAATTCAAAGGTGACACCTGCTATTTTGGCAAAAAGACCGCATCATGAAGATACAAAAGAGAACACGATTGAAGAAGCAAAAAAAGTAAAGATCGAGAAATCACAAGAACACTGTTCACAAGCACGCTTCAAGGACCATACATTAACTCAGCCAAGTAAATATATCACTCCAGCACAGTGTGGTTTTGTTGATCTTATGCCTGTGAATAGGAGTTTACCTACAGCCATTGCAGTCCTGAATACAACAGAAAAAG ATGAAACCAAGGTTTGCCAGAAACAAGAAGGCTCCGATTCTCTTGGTATAGCAGATATAGATTCAAAGCACAAGGATCCACTAATGTGTAGTCTATATGCTCCTGATATATATAGCAATTTGCATGCCATGGAG CTTGACCGGCGGCCTTCATTTAATTACATGGAAAAGCTGCAGCGGGACGTTAACAAGGGTATGCGAGGTATTCTAATTGATTGGCTTGTGGAG GTTTCTGAAGAATATAGGCTGGTTCCGGACACACTTTACCTGACTGTACATCTCATTGATCGGTTCCTCTCTGAGAATTACATTGAAAAACAAAAGCTGCAGCTGCTCGGAGTTACCTGCATGCTAATTGCTTC CAAATATGAAGAAATTTGTGCCCCTCGTGTGGAAGAATTTTGCTTTATTACAGACAACACTTACTCAAAAGAAGAG GTAGTAAGAATGGAAAGTCTAGTATTGAATTTTTTGGGCTTTCAACTTGCTGCTCCGACCACTAAAAAGTTCCTGAG GAGATTTGTTCAAGCAGCACAAGCTTCATATGAG GTTCCCTCTGTTGAACTGGAATTCATGGCAAACTATTTAGCAGAGCTAACACTTGTTGACTATAGTTTTCTTAAGTTTCTTCCGTCTATTACTGCTGCATCGGCTGTATTTCTAGCCAAATGGACACTTGATCAATCTAACCACCCATGG AATCCAACTTTGGAGCACTACACTAGGTATACAGCGCTAGAGCTGAAAACCATAGTTCTTTTGCTGCAAGATTTACAGCTGAACACCAGCGGAAGCACCCTGAATGCCATTCGTGAAAAGTATAGACAACCAAAG TTCAAGTCCGTGGCAACTTTATCGTCTCCGCAGCCAGTCCAATCACTGTTCTAA